In Amycolatopsis sp. EV170708-02-1, the following are encoded in one genomic region:
- a CDS encoding fatty acyl-AMP ligase: MSLAPENLPATAGPTLPDCLRHWADTGGDRPAVTFTDFATDRAGRRRTLTWKQLKDRVDAVAGALPVRPGDRVAVLCPQSADYVVAFLGAITAGAIAVPLFDPGLPGHAGRLAAVLTDCSPTAVITTAAAEDAVREFLAGLPGGEQVTVVAADKASPVRAWPAPAPAPDDVAYLQYTSGSTRSPAGVVLTHENVLANVRQAVHGLGIEPTGTTVSWLPLFHDMGLVLGLITPLAMGMRSVLMDPLAFIERPVRWLELLGDHNGSWSAAPNFAFHYAASRVREEDRAKLRLDRVAAIVNGAEPINPGVLDRFHETFAEAGYTPDKTRPAYGLAEATVFVTTGPGVPPRVTTFDRAALGAGTARPSDDGLKLVACGVPVGQQVALVDPETGVALADGSVGEIWVHGPNVGTGYWQKPLESTETFGARLTGDHGGLPSGPWLRTGDLGVRYDGEVYIAGRIKDLLIVDGRNHYPQDVEATAASADRDIRPGSVAAFAVEGTDTEAAVIVAEHRGHTALTTEDERALAVVIRRLVSDAHGLALRDVVLVPAGLVPRTSSGKIARSACRDRYLAGDYGKALVR; the protein is encoded by the coding sequence ATGTCCCTGGCCCCCGAAAACCTGCCCGCCACGGCCGGCCCCACCCTCCCCGACTGCCTCCGGCATTGGGCGGACACCGGCGGCGACCGGCCGGCGGTCACCTTCACCGACTTCGCGACCGATCGCGCCGGGCGACGGCGGACCCTGACGTGGAAACAGCTCAAGGACCGCGTCGACGCCGTCGCGGGAGCGCTGCCCGTCCGGCCCGGTGACCGGGTGGCGGTGCTGTGCCCGCAGAGCGCCGATTACGTCGTCGCCTTCCTCGGCGCGATCACCGCGGGCGCGATCGCCGTACCGTTGTTCGATCCCGGGCTGCCCGGGCACGCCGGACGGCTCGCCGCGGTGCTCACCGACTGCTCCCCCACCGCGGTGATCACCACCGCCGCGGCCGAGGACGCGGTCCGCGAATTCCTGGCGGGACTGCCCGGCGGCGAGCAGGTCACGGTCGTCGCGGCGGACAAAGCGAGCCCCGTCCGCGCCTGGCCCGCCCCGGCGCCGGCACCGGACGACGTGGCGTACCTGCAGTACACCTCCGGTTCGACGCGCAGCCCGGCCGGAGTGGTGCTGACCCACGAGAACGTGCTCGCCAACGTCCGCCAAGCGGTGCACGGGCTCGGTATCGAGCCGACGGGCACCACGGTGTCGTGGCTGCCGCTGTTCCACGACATGGGTCTCGTGCTCGGCTTGATCACGCCGCTGGCGATGGGCATGCGGTCGGTGCTGATGGATCCGCTGGCCTTCATCGAGCGCCCGGTGCGCTGGCTGGAACTGCTCGGCGACCACAACGGGAGCTGGAGCGCCGCCCCGAACTTCGCGTTCCACTACGCCGCGAGCCGGGTGCGCGAGGAAGACCGCGCCAAACTCCGGCTCGACCGGGTCGCCGCGATCGTCAACGGAGCCGAGCCGATCAACCCCGGCGTACTCGACCGGTTCCACGAGACGTTCGCCGAGGCCGGATACACCCCGGACAAGACCCGGCCCGCGTACGGGCTGGCCGAGGCGACCGTGTTCGTCACCACCGGTCCCGGCGTTCCGCCACGGGTCACCACGTTCGACCGCGCCGCGCTGGGCGCCGGAACGGCACGGCCGTCGGACGACGGCCTCAAGCTGGTCGCCTGCGGTGTCCCGGTGGGCCAGCAGGTCGCGCTGGTCGACCCGGAAACCGGGGTCGCGCTGGCGGACGGTTCGGTCGGCGAGATCTGGGTGCACGGCCCCAACGTCGGCACGGGCTACTGGCAGAAACCCTTGGAGAGCACCGAAACCTTCGGCGCGCGGCTGACCGGCGACCACGGCGGGCTTCCGAGCGGCCCCTGGTTGCGCACGGGCGACCTCGGCGTCCGGTACGACGGCGAGGTCTACATCGCGGGCCGGATCAAGGACCTGCTCATCGTCGACGGCCGCAACCACTACCCGCAGGATGTCGAAGCGACGGCGGCCTCGGCCGACCGCGACATCCGCCCGGGCAGTGTCGCCGCGTTCGCCGTCGAAGGCACCGACACCGAAGCCGCGGTCATCGTCGCCGAACATCGCGGCCACACCGCGCTGACCACGGAGGACGAGCGGGCACTCGCCGTGGTGATCCGGCGGCTCGTCTCCGACGCGCACGGCCTCGCGCTGCGCGACGTCGTGCTCGTCCCGGCGGGCCTGGTCCCGCGGACCTCCAGCGGCAAGATCGCGCGGAGCGCCTGCCGCGACCGTTACCTCGCCGGCGATTACGGAAAGGCCTTGGTGCGATGA
- a CDS encoding type I polyketide synthase, with protein sequence MRNPSFDTPTLRRWLLDTVAGHTGVDAARLEADRPLSDYGLSSRQAVGIAADLEDLLGTPLPATLLWESPTIDHLARSLTGGTEPEPEPASTDRRRTDPIAVVGLGCRWPGADGLDEFWELLRSGRDAVRTAPPGRWSADAAPIVGGFLDDVAGFDADHFGITPREASTMDPQQRMLLEVAWAALEHAGIAPASLRGSRTGVFTGISTHDYGHLTMAGDGVDLWTATGAAGSIAANRLSYVYDLRGPSMAVDTACSSSLIAVHHAVRALRDGEADLALAGGVNLMLLPGPTAAFAAAGLLAENGRCKTFAADADGIARAEGCGVVVLKRLADAEYDGDRVLAVIRATAVNSDGRSQGMAAPNPVAQQDMLRTAYHGARLDPSTVDYVEAHGTGTLLGDPIEARSLGAVLGKDRPADAPLLIGSVKTNIAHAEAAAGIAGLIKVVLAMTRDELPPQLHFTAPNPHIPFDDLRLKVVTEPTPWPRRSGRATAGVSAFGFGGTNAHVVLEQAPPPEPVPDRGDVRIGLLSARTRDRLAERATQLANWLDTTSSLSLADVTHTLSRRDNGGPHRAAVVAGDTAELADLLRAVGSGADPLPAGTVTGTARSTDGPVFVFSGHGSQWPGMGQGLLAAEPAFAAQVDKLHDLFTEHTGRSLRALLTGGDPLSLPETQTAIFGTQIALAAQWEALGVRPAAVVGHSLGSAAAAVVSGVLTPDEAVHLVATRARLLGTIRPGGAMAAVELAPEELDLYPDIELAVESAPGQLTVAGDATVLDLLVAELEAAGLRARRLPVEVAGHSARVDPVLPALREALVELGGRRPTVPWYDTVLADPRELPDFDAGYWAAHLRRPVRFRQAVAAAAADGHRVFLEVSPHPILRGSVARTLEAEGIHDALVTGTLRRGQDEVRALGAAAAELYCAGTRITTADPDDGARLVDVPPMPWRHERHWYTAAEEPPSFAARTPEPEPERSGGGDRLTEIVAAVMGLRPDRLDAHVPLVELGLDSLMANRIREAVRREFGTEPDAAAVLRGATLAELSRDLAPRENEEPLPSRGRAWDAADRLVLRLWQEHTGAEATGMHVRLTETDTPDRLAELLAEGLGTELATPVDAAELRRHDSLAAIADVARAVLDTREERGPVHVLAPGEAGVAPLLLFHPGGSTCTVYRPLLERLPSGVPCVGFERVPGVSIEDRVEQLLPLVREQRRDRPYRLAGWSFGGALAYGVAARLAEEGEEVEFVALIDTMLPLPEPDLDARASSARRFLRFTGYVEGTYGREVRLGHEELAPLPEEEQIELTMRRVAEAGLLSPGVLRHQRQSFLDTLAAERGTPRRYDGRVVLYRATEQYAAGLAMEPRYSRTDLAAGWAELCPGLEIVPVEAHHLSVVDPPHVDVVARHLTGLL encoded by the coding sequence ATGAGAAACCCGTCGTTCGACACGCCCACGCTGCGCCGCTGGCTGCTGGACACCGTCGCCGGGCACACCGGCGTCGACGCGGCCCGGCTCGAAGCCGACCGCCCGCTCAGCGACTACGGCCTGTCCTCCCGCCAGGCCGTCGGGATCGCCGCCGATCTCGAAGACCTGCTCGGCACCCCGCTCCCGGCCACCCTGCTGTGGGAGAGCCCGACCATCGACCACCTGGCCCGCTCGCTCACCGGCGGCACGGAGCCCGAACCCGAACCGGCGAGCACGGACCGGCGCCGGACCGATCCGATCGCCGTCGTCGGCCTCGGCTGCCGTTGGCCGGGAGCGGACGGCCTCGACGAGTTCTGGGAGCTGCTGCGCAGCGGACGGGACGCCGTCCGGACCGCGCCTCCGGGCCGGTGGAGCGCCGACGCGGCACCGATCGTCGGCGGATTCCTCGACGACGTGGCCGGTTTCGACGCGGACCACTTCGGCATCACCCCGCGCGAAGCGTCCACAATGGACCCACAGCAGCGGATGCTGCTGGAGGTCGCCTGGGCCGCGCTCGAACACGCCGGGATCGCCCCGGCTTCCCTGCGCGGCAGCAGGACCGGCGTGTTCACCGGGATCTCCACCCACGACTACGGCCACCTCACGATGGCGGGCGACGGCGTGGATCTGTGGACCGCCACCGGCGCGGCCGGGAGTATCGCGGCCAACCGGCTCTCCTACGTCTACGACCTGCGCGGGCCGAGTATGGCGGTCGACACCGCCTGCTCCTCGTCACTGATCGCGGTGCACCACGCGGTCCGCGCGCTGCGCGACGGCGAGGCGGATCTGGCCTTGGCGGGCGGGGTGAACCTCATGCTGCTGCCCGGCCCGACGGCCGCGTTCGCCGCGGCGGGGCTGCTCGCCGAAAACGGCCGCTGCAAGACGTTCGCCGCGGACGCCGACGGCATCGCACGGGCCGAGGGCTGCGGTGTCGTCGTGCTCAAGCGGCTGGCGGACGCCGAATACGACGGGGACCGGGTGCTGGCGGTGATCCGCGCCACCGCGGTCAACTCCGACGGACGCTCACAGGGTATGGCGGCGCCGAACCCCGTCGCGCAGCAGGACATGCTGCGCACGGCGTACCACGGCGCCCGGCTCGATCCGTCCACAGTGGACTATGTCGAGGCGCACGGCACCGGCACGCTGCTGGGTGACCCGATCGAGGCCCGCTCGCTCGGCGCCGTGCTCGGCAAGGACCGTCCCGCCGACGCTCCGCTGCTGATCGGCTCGGTGAAGACGAATATCGCGCACGCGGAGGCGGCCGCGGGGATCGCCGGGCTGATCAAGGTCGTCCTCGCGATGACCCGGGACGAACTGCCGCCCCAGCTGCACTTCACCGCCCCCAACCCGCATATCCCGTTCGACGATCTGCGTCTCAAGGTGGTGACCGAACCGACGCCGTGGCCACGCCGGTCCGGCCGGGCCACGGCGGGTGTCTCCGCGTTCGGTTTCGGCGGGACCAACGCGCACGTCGTCCTCGAACAGGCGCCGCCACCGGAGCCGGTCCCGGACCGCGGCGACGTCCGCATCGGCCTGCTGTCCGCCCGCACCCGAGACCGTCTCGCCGAACGCGCGACGCAGCTGGCGAACTGGCTGGACACGACGTCGTCGCTGTCCCTCGCCGACGTCACCCACACGCTGTCCCGGCGGGACAACGGCGGCCCGCACCGCGCCGCCGTCGTCGCCGGGGACACGGCCGAACTGGCGGATCTGCTGCGCGCCGTCGGCTCCGGTGCCGATCCGCTGCCCGCGGGCACGGTCACCGGCACCGCCCGGAGCACCGACGGCCCGGTGTTCGTGTTCTCCGGCCACGGCTCGCAGTGGCCGGGCATGGGGCAGGGGCTGCTGGCCGCCGAACCCGCGTTCGCCGCACAGGTCGACAAGCTCCACGACCTGTTCACCGAGCACACCGGCCGCTCGCTGCGTGCACTGCTCACCGGCGGGGATCCGTTGTCGCTACCCGAAACCCAGACGGCCATCTTCGGCACGCAGATCGCGCTCGCCGCCCAGTGGGAGGCGCTCGGGGTCCGGCCGGCGGCCGTCGTCGGGCATTCCCTCGGTTCCGCCGCGGCCGCCGTGGTGAGCGGCGTGCTCACCCCCGACGAGGCCGTCCACCTGGTGGCGACCCGGGCCCGGCTCCTGGGCACCATCAGGCCCGGCGGAGCGATGGCGGCGGTCGAACTCGCCCCCGAAGAGCTCGATCTGTACCCGGACATCGAACTCGCCGTCGAATCCGCGCCGGGCCAGCTGACCGTGGCCGGGGACGCGACCGTGCTCGACCTCCTGGTCGCGGAACTGGAAGCCGCCGGGCTGCGGGCGCGGCGGCTGCCGGTCGAGGTCGCCGGGCACTCCGCCCGCGTCGACCCGGTCCTGCCCGCCCTCCGGGAGGCGCTCGTCGAACTGGGCGGCCGTCGTCCGACGGTGCCTTGGTACGACACGGTTCTCGCCGATCCTCGGGAGCTGCCGGACTTCGACGCCGGATACTGGGCCGCGCATCTGCGCCGTCCGGTGCGGTTCCGGCAGGCCGTGGCGGCCGCCGCCGCGGACGGGCACCGCGTGTTCCTCGAGGTGTCGCCGCATCCGATCCTGCGGGGTTCGGTGGCGAGGACGCTCGAAGCCGAGGGGATCCACGACGCGCTCGTCACCGGGACCCTGCGCCGGGGCCAGGACGAGGTCCGCGCGCTGGGCGCCGCCGCGGCCGAGCTGTACTGCGCCGGCACCCGGATCACCACCGCCGATCCGGACGACGGGGCGCGGCTGGTCGACGTCCCGCCGATGCCGTGGCGGCACGAACGGCACTGGTACACCGCCGCCGAGGAACCGCCGTCGTTCGCGGCGCGCACCCCGGAGCCCGAACCCGAGCGGAGCGGCGGAGGCGACCGGCTCACCGAGATCGTCGCCGCCGTCATGGGGCTGCGTCCCGACCGCCTCGACGCCCACGTCCCGCTGGTGGAGCTCGGACTGGATTCCCTGATGGCGAACCGGATCCGTGAGGCCGTCCGCCGGGAGTTCGGCACCGAACCCGACGCCGCCGCCGTGCTCCGGGGCGCCACGCTCGCCGAGCTCAGCCGCGATCTCGCGCCCCGCGAGAACGAGGAACCGTTGCCGTCGCGCGGCCGCGCCTGGGACGCGGCTGATCGCCTGGTGCTGCGCCTATGGCAGGAACACACCGGCGCCGAAGCGACCGGCATGCACGTCCGGCTGACCGAGACGGACACGCCGGACCGGCTGGCCGAGCTGCTCGCCGAGGGACTCGGCACCGAGCTCGCCACTCCTGTCGACGCCGCCGAACTCCGGCGGCACGACTCGCTCGCAGCCATCGCCGACGTCGCCCGCGCGGTCCTCGACACGCGGGAGGAGCGGGGGCCGGTGCACGTCCTCGCACCTGGTGAGGCCGGAGTCGCGCCGCTGCTGCTGTTCCACCCTGGCGGCAGCACCTGCACCGTGTACCGGCCGCTGCTGGAGCGGCTGCCCTCCGGTGTGCCGTGCGTCGGGTTCGAACGCGTTCCCGGTGTCAGCATCGAAGACCGGGTCGAGCAGTTGCTGCCGTTGGTGCGGGAACAACGTCGCGACCGGCCGTACCGGCTGGCGGGCTGGTCGTTCGGCGGGGCACTGGCGTACGGCGTCGCCGCCCGGCTCGCCGAAGAGGGCGAGGAGGTCGAGTTCGTCGCGCTGATCGACACGATGCTCCCGCTTCCGGAACCGGACCTCGACGCGAGAGCGTCATCCGCCCGGCGGTTCCTGCGCTTCACCGGGTACGTCGAGGGGACCTATGGCCGCGAAGTGCGGCTCGGCCACGAGGAACTCGCGCCGCTACCCGAAGAGGAGCAGATCGAGCTGACCATGCGGCGGGTCGCCGAGGCGGGTTTGCTCAGCCCCGGCGTGCTCCGGCACCAGCGTCAGTCCTTTTTGGACACCCTGGCGGCCGAACGGGGCACACCCCGCCGCTACGACGGACGGGTCGTGCTCTACCGGGCGACCGAGCAGTACGCGGCCGGGCTGGCGATGGAACCGCGGTATTCGCGCACAGATCTCGCGGCGGGCTGGGCGGAGCTGTGCCCGGGGCTGGAGATCGTGCCGGTCGAGGCGCATCACCTGTCGGTGGTCGACCCGCCCCACGTCGACGTCGTGGCGAGGCATCTGACGGGACTCCTGTGA
- a CDS encoding MFS transporter: MTTARAERAVDRAWPLLAVLGAGLFLVAVDATVLHVALPDLVRQLRPGAAAQVWIVAIYPLTAAPLLLPFGTLGDRYGRRRVLVAGYVVFGIASLGCAFAPNVPVLLGCRALLGCGGAMIMPVTMSLLRELFPDQRRRRAAIAVCSGIAGTGSVFGPILGGVLVESWGWRATFLLNPPVILVAVVLAVRWLPRNPPGRRPWDAVSAALAASGVLGIAFAVGHPGSWTTAVASGSTGCVLIGLFLRRQRRTDPPLLDLALFRRPGVRAAVGGVLLVMSTLVGLGLLFAQYLQVVLGLSPTAAAGRLLLVLGASAVGSVVTPSLLGRFGNARVRTAGFGVAAVSLLVPAAGPAALTSPVLLGAGLTGLGLGMALALTASTDTLLSATSADQAGGAAAVEKTGYELGAGFGTTVFGSLAAAVYAGHLAVPAGLPEPARVLALSGPAQAEAATSGLTPHLADELLDAAKAACTTGLQVSAAVACGLFLMAVLASARLGSREW, translated from the coding sequence GTGACCACGGCCCGGGCCGAGCGAGCGGTCGACCGCGCCTGGCCGCTGCTGGCGGTACTCGGCGCCGGGCTCTTCCTCGTGGCGGTCGACGCGACCGTGCTGCACGTCGCGTTGCCCGACCTCGTCCGGCAGCTGCGCCCGGGCGCGGCGGCACAGGTGTGGATCGTGGCGATCTACCCGCTGACCGCCGCACCGCTGCTGCTGCCGTTCGGCACCCTCGGCGACCGGTACGGGCGGCGGCGCGTACTGGTCGCCGGGTACGTCGTGTTCGGGATCGCGTCGCTCGGCTGCGCGTTCGCGCCGAACGTGCCGGTGCTGCTGGGCTGCCGCGCACTGCTCGGCTGCGGTGGCGCGATGATCATGCCGGTGACGATGTCGCTGCTCCGCGAGCTGTTCCCGGATCAGCGGCGTCGCCGCGCGGCGATCGCGGTGTGCAGCGGGATCGCGGGCACCGGATCGGTGTTCGGGCCGATCCTCGGCGGAGTGCTCGTGGAGTCCTGGGGCTGGCGGGCGACGTTCCTGCTGAATCCTCCGGTGATCCTGGTGGCGGTCGTCCTGGCGGTGCGATGGCTTCCCCGGAATCCGCCAGGACGGCGGCCGTGGGACGCGGTCAGTGCCGCCCTCGCGGCGAGCGGCGTCCTCGGGATCGCTTTCGCCGTCGGGCATCCGGGCTCCTGGACCACCGCCGTCGCCTCGGGCTCGACCGGGTGTGTCCTCATCGGACTGTTCCTGCGCCGCCAGCGCCGGACCGATCCGCCGTTGCTGGACCTCGCCCTGTTCCGGCGGCCGGGTGTGCGGGCCGCGGTCGGCGGAGTGCTGCTGGTGATGAGCACGCTCGTCGGGCTCGGCCTGCTGTTCGCCCAGTATCTCCAGGTGGTGCTCGGGCTTTCGCCCACCGCGGCGGCGGGCAGGCTCCTCCTGGTGCTGGGCGCGTCGGCGGTCGGCAGTGTGGTGACCCCGTCCCTGCTGGGGCGCTTCGGCAACGCCCGGGTCCGGACGGCCGGGTTCGGGGTGGCGGCGGTCTCGTTGCTGGTCCCGGCGGCGGGTCCGGCCGCGCTGACCTCGCCGGTGCTGCTGGGCGCCGGGCTGACCGGGCTGGGCCTGGGGATGGCGCTCGCGCTCACTGCGAGCACCGACACCCTGCTTTCGGCGACGTCGGCGGACCAGGCGGGCGGTGCCGCGGCGGTCGAGAAGACCGGTTACGAACTGGGTGCCGGTTTCGGGACGACGGTGTTCGGTTCCCTGGCCGCCGCCGTGTACGCGGGGCATCTGGCCGTCCCAGCCGGCTTGCCCGAACCAGCGCGGGTGCTCGCCCTGTCGGGACCGGCCCAAGCGGAGGCGGCCACCTCGGGCCTCACGCCGCATTTAGCCGACGAACTGCTCGACGCCGCGAAGGCCGCCTGCACCACCGGACTCCAGGTGTCGGCGGCCGTCGCTTGTGGACTGTTCCTGATGGCCGTCCTCGCCAGCGCGCGCCTTGGGTCTCGTGAGTGGTAA
- a CDS encoding serine/threonine-protein kinase, whose amino-acid sequence MKPLNPGEPRQIGPYRIIAELGEGGMGRVVLGLAPDGRLVAVKQLHAQFAHDPRFRERFRREVATSRLVSGAYTAAVMDADAEAETPWLASVFVTGPSLKEAVDAAGPLPAESVRLLASGLAAALTEIHRAGLIHRDLKPSNIILTSDGPRVIDFGIARVAEDVPDLTGTGAIIGSPAFMSPEQAGSGPITGASDVFSLGAILVMAVTGRGPFTGPTAPQTLYNVVHAAADFSAVPDEIRQVAEPCLAKDPARRPTPEQILDFLGPVPPGAAPWPPAVHARIRQQDTEVRSVLALPLPIWRPPPKKMAPRTKKILFGSLAAVVLLVVAGMVALGLAIAEHAKPENPGTTSLSANEALGLERLRMVDPCKVLAGRFVQEFGTLKPETGPIYPARCRYTGLKGVSFELRLGEGVSTSSVERTDRTAEGVPLLRSTISGGCDSVAQLPSDRRLGIVVSHPGREGDPCKAADDMLSAALTRLRTHEADRAGDPASILPLDPCAVADPAVLGKAMPNAQPAPRTLRICEWVGGGDTLTVELQRGAYAPEGSPVDLGSGVTGDLREFGGSNCAVTWQHRPLPDREAEHVAVRLLAREGSGSPCDRAKEIAGSVASRLPKP is encoded by the coding sequence GTGAAACCGTTGAACCCCGGCGAACCCCGGCAGATCGGCCCGTACCGGATCATCGCCGAGCTCGGCGAAGGCGGCATGGGCCGCGTCGTGCTCGGCCTCGCCCCGGACGGCAGGCTCGTCGCGGTCAAGCAGCTGCACGCCCAGTTCGCGCACGACCCCCGCTTCCGTGAGCGGTTCCGGCGCGAGGTCGCCACGTCGCGGCTGGTCTCCGGGGCGTACACGGCAGCGGTCATGGACGCCGACGCGGAAGCGGAAACCCCGTGGCTCGCCTCGGTCTTCGTCACCGGGCCGTCCTTGAAGGAGGCCGTGGACGCGGCCGGCCCCCTGCCCGCGGAGTCGGTGCGGCTGCTGGCGTCCGGGCTCGCCGCGGCGCTGACCGAGATCCACCGTGCCGGGCTGATCCACCGGGACCTCAAACCCAGCAACATCATCCTGACGAGTGACGGCCCCCGGGTGATCGACTTCGGCATCGCGCGAGTGGCGGAGGACGTGCCGGATCTCACCGGGACGGGCGCGATCATCGGCTCGCCCGCGTTCATGTCCCCGGAACAGGCGGGCAGCGGGCCGATCACCGGCGCGAGCGACGTGTTCTCCCTCGGCGCGATCCTGGTCATGGCCGTGACCGGCCGCGGCCCGTTCACCGGCCCGACCGCACCACAGACCCTGTATAACGTCGTGCACGCCGCGGCGGATTTCAGCGCCGTCCCGGACGAGATCCGGCAGGTCGCCGAACCCTGCCTGGCCAAGGACCCCGCACGGAGGCCCACCCCGGAACAGATCCTGGACTTCCTCGGCCCCGTGCCGCCCGGTGCGGCGCCCTGGCCGCCCGCCGTGCACGCCCGGATCCGGCAGCAGGACACCGAAGTGCGCTCGGTGCTGGCCCTGCCGCTGCCGATCTGGCGGCCGCCGCCCAAGAAGATGGCGCCGCGGACGAAGAAGATCCTGTTCGGCTCGCTCGCCGCGGTCGTCCTGCTCGTCGTCGCCGGGATGGTCGCGCTCGGGCTCGCCATCGCCGAGCACGCCAAACCCGAGAACCCCGGGACGACGTCGCTGTCGGCGAACGAGGCACTCGGCCTGGAACGGCTGCGCATGGTGGATCCGTGCAAGGTGCTCGCCGGCCGGTTCGTGCAGGAATTCGGCACCCTGAAGCCGGAAACGGGCCCGATCTACCCGGCACGCTGCAGGTACACCGGCCTCAAGGGAGTCAGCTTCGAACTCCGGCTCGGCGAAGGGGTGAGCACGTCCAGCGTCGAACGGACGGACCGCACGGCCGAAGGAGTGCCGTTGCTGCGCAGCACGATCAGCGGCGGCTGCGATTCGGTCGCGCAGCTGCCGTCGGACCGGCGGCTCGGCATCGTCGTCTCCCATCCCGGCCGGGAAGGCGATCCCTGCAAGGCCGCCGACGACATGCTGAGCGCCGCGCTCACCCGGCTGCGTACGCATGAGGCCGACCGTGCCGGTGACCCGGCGAGCATCCTGCCGCTCGACCCCTGCGCGGTCGCCGACCCGGCCGTGCTCGGCAAGGCCATGCCCAACGCGCAGCCCGCGCCGCGGACGTTGCGGATCTGCGAGTGGGTGGGCGGCGGCGACACGCTGACCGTCGAGTTGCAGCGAGGCGCCTACGCGCCGGAGGGGTCGCCGGTCGACCTCGGCAGTGGCGTCACTGGTGACCTGCGGGAGTTCGGCGGCTCGAACTGCGCCGTCACCTGGCAGCATCGTCCGCTGCCGGACCGCGAGGCCGAACATGTCGCCGTCCGGCTGCTGGCACGCGAGGGGAGCGGGAGCCCGTGCGACCGGGCGAAGGAGATCGCGGGCTCGGTCGCTTCCCGGCTGCCGAAACCCTGA